In Deltaproteobacteria bacterium, one DNA window encodes the following:
- a CDS encoding RNA polymerase sigma factor: MEQKEQIAPHEDPDVQLMLRFQRGSQEAFQQLFQKYTPSVVNFAFHFLGNRARAEEITQEVFLQVYRWQQRYEPKAKFSTWLFKIAHNHCLNEVRKGEYRVTVESISPKEDSDGDERERELPDTHHDKGEDVLAAKQASARITKILRRLPETQRTALTLSRLEGLSYQEVAEVLGVTEKAVKSLVFRATQSLKDGLKDIVDAYDL, encoded by the coding sequence ATGGAACAGAAAGAGCAGATTGCCCCACACGAAGATCCGGATGTACAGTTGATGTTGCGTTTCCAGCGGGGTAGTCAGGAAGCGTTTCAGCAACTCTTTCAAAAGTACACACCGTCAGTGGTCAATTTTGCCTTTCATTTTCTCGGCAATCGTGCACGCGCCGAAGAAATTACGCAGGAGGTTTTTTTACAAGTTTATCGCTGGCAACAACGTTATGAACCCAAGGCTAAGTTTTCGACGTGGTTATTCAAGATCGCCCATAACCATTGCTTGAACGAAGTTCGTAAAGGCGAGTATCGTGTCACCGTCGAATCCATTAGCCCCAAAGAAGATAGTGACGGAGATGAACGAGAACGGGAATTACCCGATACTCATCATGATAAAGGCGAAGATGTTCTTGCGGCGAAACAAGCGTCAGCAAGAATCACAAAAATTTTGCGGCGGCTGCCGGAAACCCAGCGGACCGCCTTAACCCTGAGTCGACTTGAGGGTCTGTCGTACCAAGAGGTAGCAGAGGTACTCGGTGTGACGGAGAAAGCGGTCAAAAGCCTCGTCTTTCGTGCGACCCAGAGCCTCAAGGATGGACTCAAAGACATCGTGGATGCTTATGACCTGTGA
- a CDS encoding PAS domain S-box protein, with protein sequence MQPLFEESLEDHLSRVERYMDGCELLRFSRTRSLLRTELAAFIRGHAVAVVDEWVQLIAVTFSLPVEHIPETQQNQYDALLRWARHIENPGDIETYVYLREHARHGFISHSPPSRFLSGQMKIRDLIVERLRKVYATDRKRLVELINLLDQEFSERMLHITDFFVEAREEALRDEEESHRKAVDNSPAPIFSINCHDGTILHANREAEKVTGFSREELRGRPIWELHPQDEREEVRQLCQQTNSHGYLSRENLRVLTQAGGVVPVSVYFGCIEHRDRKTIQGIYLDVTKPKRLESQLIQSEKMAAIGQLAAGIAHELRNPLGIIMNALYDLSEIIDSDNPEVHEDLRIAKDEIVRAQDIIKNLLEFSHESRAEMEEVNLNDLLRKTLQLMGKYLQTNNVKVVTALGKIGNCTANQNALRQVFLNLITNAVQAMPHGGELRIRTQRDSDKRVILAFQDTGVGVAEEHVHRIFDPFFTTKEPGQGTGLGLSVVHSILKRYHGNITVRSKVGEGSTFLIELPCPCANEKRRKEKRVSEARL encoded by the coding sequence ATGCAACCATTGTTTGAAGAATCGCTGGAAGATCATCTGAGCCGCGTTGAACGGTATATGGATGGATGCGAGCTGTTACGCTTTTCGCGGACCCGTAGTCTTTTACGGACCGAACTTGCGGCGTTTATCCGCGGACATGCTGTGGCCGTCGTCGATGAATGGGTGCAGTTGATTGCCGTGACTTTTTCTCTTCCGGTTGAACACATTCCAGAAACCCAACAGAATCAATACGATGCCTTGCTTCGTTGGGCGCGGCACATTGAGAATCCGGGTGATATCGAGACGTATGTGTATCTGCGCGAGCATGCCCGACATGGATTTATTTCCCATTCACCCCCGTCTCGCTTTTTGTCTGGTCAGATGAAGATTCGCGACTTGATCGTCGAACGGTTGCGAAAAGTCTACGCAACAGATCGCAAGCGCTTGGTAGAGCTGATCAACTTGCTAGATCAAGAATTCTCTGAACGAATGTTGCATATCACTGACTTCTTCGTTGAAGCTCGTGAAGAAGCCCTCCGTGACGAAGAGGAGAGCCATCGCAAGGCAGTGGATAATTCTCCGGCCCCCATTTTTAGTATCAATTGCCATGATGGAACGATTCTCCATGCGAATCGTGAGGCCGAGAAGGTAACCGGATTTTCACGGGAAGAACTCAGAGGGCGTCCTATCTGGGAGTTACATCCTCAAGATGAAAGAGAGGAAGTGCGCCAACTGTGTCAACAGACCAATAGTCACGGGTACCTGAGCCGTGAAAACCTGCGTGTGTTGACCCAGGCTGGAGGAGTTGTTCCTGTGTCAGTCTATTTTGGTTGTATTGAACATCGGGATCGGAAAACTATCCAGGGAATATATCTTGATGTGACAAAACCGAAACGACTGGAGAGTCAGCTCATCCAATCAGAAAAAATGGCCGCTATCGGTCAATTGGCGGCTGGCATCGCACACGAACTCCGCAATCCGTTGGGCATTATTATGAATGCCCTCTATGACCTGAGTGAAATTATCGACTCCGATAATCCCGAAGTGCATGAAGATCTGCGCATTGCCAAAGATGAGATTGTGCGAGCCCAAGATATTATCAAGAACCTGTTAGAATTTTCCCACGAGAGTCGCGCCGAAATGGAAGAGGTCAACCTCAACGACCTCTTGCGCAAGACGTTACAGCTCATGGGCAAATATCTCCAAACCAACAACGTGAAAGTCGTCACGGCATTGGGAAAGATTGGCAACTGCACGGCTAATCAAAACGCGTTGCGCCAAGTTTTTCTGAACTTGATTACGAATGCGGTACAAGCGATGCCGCATGGTGGGGAATTGCGGATTCGTACTCAGCGAGACTCGGACAAACGGGTGATTCTTGCTTTTCAAGATACCGGAGTCGGGGTTGCTGAAGAGCACGTCCATCGGATTTTTGACCCCTTCTTCACGACGAAAGAACCTGGACAGGGAACGGGTTTGGGGCTTTCTGTCGTGCATTCGATACTGAAGCGCTACCACGGGAACATTACTGTTCGTAGTAAGGTTGGGGAAGGTTCCACGTTCTTGATTGAACTCCCCTGTCCCTGTGCCAATGAGAAACGTCGGAAAGAGAAGCGGGTGAGCGAGGCTCGCCTCTAA
- a CDS encoding sigma-54-dependent Fis family transcriptional regulator has translation MAARVLLVDDEINMAKTQAKILQRKGYVVETAGNGREALRVLGENPFDVVITDLKMPSMDGMQLLREMNVKERGCAVIVLTGHGTIESAVEAMQHGAADYLTKPCNPDELLLKVDKLVETKRLREEVEQLRREMRAFKKFGELIGQSPQMRNLYLLIAAVSENKSTVLVTGESGTGKELVARTIHRQAPWADRPFVAINCGAMSETLLDSQLFGHRRGAFTGAIADHNGVFQTANGGTLFLDEISEIPLSLQVKFLRAIQEKEVTPLGSSRPIKVDVRIIAASNRDLEDAVRKGMFREDLFYRLNVVPIHLPPLRERREDIPLLIEHFVNTFSTEYKVAPKKIVPEAIEKLNAYAWPGNIRELQNVIERMFALSRSSEITLADLPAPIAGFAEKPPQFHDRVELPTLEEMERSLIGAALRKSQGNKNEAARLLAIDRQRLYRKIEKYQLDQESYLSEVE, from the coding sequence ATGGCCGCGCGGGTCCTACTGGTTGACGATGAGATCAACATGGCCAAAACGCAGGCGAAGATCTTGCAACGGAAAGGCTATGTAGTTGAAACGGCGGGGAATGGACGTGAGGCCCTACGTGTGTTGGGAGAAAATCCCTTCGATGTCGTGATCACCGATCTCAAAATGCCATCTATGGATGGCATGCAACTGCTACGCGAGATGAATGTAAAAGAGCGCGGCTGTGCTGTCATTGTGCTTACAGGGCACGGTACCATCGAGAGCGCGGTGGAGGCGATGCAGCACGGGGCTGCGGACTATCTGACCAAGCCGTGCAACCCAGACGAGCTGTTACTCAAGGTCGATAAACTCGTAGAGACGAAACGTTTGCGAGAGGAGGTTGAGCAACTCCGCCGTGAGATGCGGGCCTTCAAAAAGTTTGGTGAGTTGATTGGTCAAAGCCCGCAGATGCGCAACCTCTACTTGCTCATCGCAGCAGTGAGTGAGAATAAGAGCACCGTGTTGGTGACCGGCGAGAGCGGCACTGGTAAAGAGCTGGTCGCGCGGACCATCCATCGTCAAGCACCGTGGGCAGACCGTCCATTCGTTGCCATTAACTGTGGGGCGATGTCTGAGACGTTACTCGACAGCCAGCTGTTTGGTCATCGGCGCGGAGCGTTTACCGGGGCAATCGCCGATCACAACGGGGTTTTCCAAACCGCGAATGGTGGGACTCTTTTTCTTGACGAAATTTCCGAGATTCCGCTTTCTTTGCAAGTCAAGTTCTTGCGCGCAATCCAAGAAAAAGAAGTGACCCCACTGGGATCGAGCCGCCCGATAAAGGTCGATGTTCGCATCATTGCTGCTAGTAACCGTGACTTAGAAGATGCTGTTCGTAAAGGCATGTTTCGCGAAGACTTGTTCTATCGTCTCAATGTTGTCCCCATTCACCTTCCACCATTACGAGAACGACGAGAGGACATTCCGTTGTTGATCGAACATTTTGTGAATACCTTCAGTACAGAATATAAAGTCGCACCGAAAAAGATCGTTCCAGAAGCAATAGAGAAGCTCAATGCGTACGCATGGCCCGGCAACATTCGCGAACTGCAGAACGTGATTGAGCGCATGTTTGCGCTCTCGCGGAGTAGTGAGATTACGCTTGCCGATCTTCCTGCTCCCATCGCTGGGTTTGCGGAGAAGCCCCCCCAGTTTCATGATCGCGTTGAGTTACCTACTCTCGAAGAGATGGAGCGGTCTCTTATCGGTGCGGCATTACGAAAAAGTCAGGGAAACAAGAACGAAGCAGCGCGACTGCTTGCTATCGATCGTCAGCGCCTCTATCGCAAGATTGAAAAATACCAGCTTGACCAGGAGTCTTACTTGTCTGAAGTCGAGTGA
- a CDS encoding CoA transferase — protein MVEKIPRALADLRVLDLTDLKGALCAKLFGDMGADVIKIEPPGGDAMRSIGPFLDNLPHRDRSLLYWFYNTSKRGVTLDLQDPTGQDLFRQLVAKVDVVIESFAPGTLAKWGLGYETLKQQNPQLVLTSISPFGQTGPYRDYKSSDTVAEALGGMIYTNGFSDDPPLRALGLQAYHSASFFAAIGTMSALWARDTVGEGQWVDVSIQEAAAAAVEHVAPFYHQGLGVQTRQGSLHWSRYFRVAQCKDGYIMHCSLGDWTSLVEWVKSDDQARDLGEPQWEDQFYRKEHAEHLFDVLDDWAKNYSVAELMEGAQLRRIPYAMVRPPEALVDDPQLNARGFFSEVNHPELGRTIRYPGGPFFFTVSPWRIARRPPLLGEHNTEVYRGELGISVDRLKELEQEEVI, from the coding sequence ATGGTTGAGAAAATTCCTCGCGCACTCGCTGATCTTCGGGTGCTTGATCTTACTGACCTCAAAGGTGCGTTGTGTGCCAAATTGTTCGGTGATATGGGCGCGGATGTCATTAAGATCGAACCGCCGGGCGGTGATGCGATGCGTTCCATTGGTCCGTTCCTCGATAACCTTCCCCATCGTGATCGCAGTTTGCTCTACTGGTTTTACAACACCAGCAAACGAGGTGTGACCCTTGATCTGCAAGACCCCACTGGGCAAGACCTCTTTCGACAACTTGTAGCGAAGGTAGATGTTGTCATTGAGTCCTTTGCTCCAGGAACACTGGCAAAATGGGGATTGGGTTACGAAACGCTGAAGCAGCAGAATCCCCAACTCGTGCTGACTTCAATCTCTCCGTTCGGCCAAACTGGGCCATACCGTGACTACAAGAGTTCAGACACAGTTGCCGAGGCATTGGGGGGAATGATTTATACGAATGGCTTCTCTGACGATCCGCCGCTCCGGGCGTTAGGCTTGCAAGCGTATCACAGTGCGTCATTCTTTGCGGCTATTGGTACGATGTCGGCGCTCTGGGCGCGTGACACCGTCGGTGAAGGACAGTGGGTAGATGTGAGTATTCAAGAAGCCGCTGCGGCAGCGGTTGAACACGTCGCACCATTTTATCACCAGGGATTAGGAGTGCAGACTCGCCAGGGGAGTTTGCATTGGAGCCGATATTTTCGCGTCGCTCAGTGCAAAGACGGCTACATTATGCACTGCTCGCTGGGCGATTGGACGTCCTTGGTTGAATGGGTGAAATCTGACGACCAGGCGCGGGACTTAGGTGAGCCGCAATGGGAAGATCAGTTTTATCGCAAAGAGCATGCTGAACATCTGTTTGATGTGCTCGACGACTGGGCAAAGAACTATAGTGTTGCCGAGCTGATGGAAGGAGCGCAGCTTCGTCGCATTCCTTATGCCATGGTCCGCCCTCCAGAAGCACTGGTTGACGATCCACAGCTCAATGCCCGCGGATTCTTCTCCGAGGTCAATCATCCGGAATTAGGTCGCACTATTCGTTACCCTGGCGGCCCGTTTTTCTTTACCGTTTCACCGTGGCGTATTGCTCGTCGTCCTCCCTTGCTCGGAGAACACAATACCGAGGTTTATCGAGGAGAACTTGGTATCAGCGTCGACCGACTGAAGGAACTGGAGCAAGAGGAAGTGATCTGA
- the hflB gene encoding ATP-dependent zinc metalloprotease FtsH, whose product MDKKTKFNLWYIFIAIWGIVILHSLWVQYMNPVEQIPYSQFQTYLDQGKIEEIRIGPDSIRGKLTEAPEGHPKQFVTVRVDPNLADKLATHKVKFSGEIEDTFLHDLLSWVLPTLLFFGLWIFLMRRFAQREGLGGGFLAIGKSKAKIYMEKDVKVTFGDVAGVDEAKTELQEVIEFLKTPEKFRRLGGKIPKGILLVGPPGTGKTLLAKAVAGEAAVPFFSISGSEFVEMFVGVGAARVRDLFVQAKQKAPCIIFIDELDALGKARGVGPMGHEEREQTLNQLLVEMDGFDARTGVILMAATNRPEILDPALLRAGRFDRQVLVDRPDKIGRLAILKLHAREVPLVSEEDLDVIAAMTPGFAGADLANIVNEAALLAVRRGKDKVSLSELQEAVERVIAGLEKKNRVLNKKEKERVAHHEVGHALVALAIPGSDTVQKISIIPRGVAALGYTLQLPTEDRFLMTRSELENRIAVLLGGRVAEEIIYREVSTGARDDLLKATEIAKSMIKAYGMSEKLGKVSFDGERQPLFLRTNPAPSNGDYSESTAQAIDAEMRRIIEEQYSRVTTLLTAQEQILRDAAEVLLQKEVITGDELREIAAQTTPASRVAASTALH is encoded by the coding sequence ATGGATAAAAAGACAAAGTTTAATCTTTGGTACATCTTTATTGCGATTTGGGGAATAGTGATTCTGCACAGCTTGTGGGTACAGTATATGAACCCAGTTGAGCAAATTCCCTATAGCCAGTTTCAAACATATCTTGACCAAGGGAAAATCGAAGAGATCCGTATCGGACCTGACTCGATCCGTGGCAAGCTGACCGAAGCTCCCGAAGGGCACCCGAAACAGTTTGTTACTGTCCGTGTAGATCCGAATCTTGCCGACAAACTCGCGACGCACAAGGTCAAGTTCTCCGGCGAAATTGAAGATACCTTCCTTCACGACCTGCTTTCGTGGGTGTTGCCGACACTCCTGTTCTTTGGCTTGTGGATCTTCCTCATGCGCCGCTTTGCGCAACGTGAAGGATTGGGAGGTGGGTTTCTCGCTATTGGCAAGAGCAAAGCCAAAATTTACATGGAGAAGGATGTTAAAGTCACTTTCGGTGATGTTGCTGGCGTGGATGAGGCCAAGACAGAATTGCAAGAGGTTATCGAATTCCTGAAAACTCCAGAGAAATTCCGCCGTTTAGGCGGCAAGATTCCCAAGGGTATTTTGTTGGTCGGTCCTCCAGGAACAGGGAAAACGCTGCTAGCAAAAGCGGTCGCTGGAGAAGCGGCAGTTCCATTCTTTTCTATCAGTGGTTCGGAATTTGTCGAAATGTTTGTTGGCGTCGGTGCGGCACGGGTCCGTGACCTGTTCGTGCAAGCGAAACAGAAAGCGCCTTGTATCATCTTCATTGATGAACTTGACGCATTAGGCAAAGCGCGGGGTGTTGGTCCAATGGGACATGAGGAGCGTGAACAGACATTGAACCAACTGCTGGTTGAGATGGACGGGTTCGATGCACGTACCGGTGTCATCCTCATGGCAGCCACCAATCGCCCTGAAATTCTTGATCCTGCCCTGTTACGCGCTGGTCGCTTTGATCGCCAAGTCCTTGTTGATCGTCCCGATAAAATTGGTCGCTTGGCGATTCTCAAGTTGCATGCTCGCGAGGTACCCTTGGTCTCTGAAGAAGACCTCGACGTGATTGCCGCAATGACGCCGGGGTTTGCCGGAGCTGATCTAGCGAATATCGTCAACGAAGCGGCGCTGCTGGCCGTACGACGAGGGAAGGACAAAGTGAGCCTTTCTGAGTTGCAAGAAGCAGTTGAGCGCGTGATCGCTGGTTTGGAAAAAAAGAATCGTGTACTCAACAAAAAAGAAAAAGAACGGGTGGCACATCATGAGGTTGGACATGCGCTGGTGGCACTGGCCATTCCTGGCTCTGATACGGTACAGAAAATATCGATCATTCCGCGTGGAGTCGCGGCGTTGGGGTACACCTTGCAATTACCCACTGAAGATCGCTTTCTGATGACGCGATCAGAATTGGAGAACCGCATTGCCGTACTCTTGGGTGGACGTGTTGCTGAGGAGATTATTTATCGTGAGGTTTCTACGGGTGCGCGCGATGATTTGCTTAAAGCCACAGAGATCGCCAAAAGTATGATCAAAGCATACGGCATGAGCGAGAAGCTCGGAAAAGTGAGTTTTGATGGGGAACGTCAGCCGCTTTTTTTGCGCACCAATCCAGCACCCAGTAATGGCGACTATAGCGAGTCCACAGCCCAAGCTATTGATGCCGAAATGCGACGGATCATCGAAGAGCAGTATAGCCGAGTGACAACTCTGCTGACTGCGCAAGAGCAGATTCTTCGTGATGCCGCAGAAGTCTTGCTGCAGAAAGAAGTCATCACTGGTGATGAACTGCGAGAGATTGCAGCGCAGACGACTCCAGCTTCCCGGGTGGCTGCGTCTACGGCGTTACACTAA
- a CDS encoding phosphoribosylaminoimidazolesuccinocarboxamide synthase produces the protein MSTSVVLSTAIEGLAPPRRGKVRDIYELEDSLLIVATDRVSTFDVVLPDGIPHKGRVLTQVSRFWCNQLSHIVPNHLVTTEVQDFPAPFRSYREMLEGRSMLVKKAQPLPVECIVRGYLAGSGWQEYRASGTVCSIPLPKGLRESERLPEPIFTPSTKAEAGAHDENIPFSEVERLVGAQLAAQVRDLSLALYRAAHAYAETKGFFLADTKFEFGMRDGKVLLIDEAFTPDSSRFWRADVYQPGAAQESYDKQIIRNYLISLGWNRKPPAPHLPPEIIAQAAARYQEIAARLMGK, from the coding sequence ATGAGTACGTCAGTTGTTTTGTCTACTGCTATTGAGGGCCTTGCTCCACCACGTCGCGGCAAAGTGCGTGATATTTATGAACTAGAGGATTCCCTCCTCATTGTTGCCACCGATCGTGTGTCTACGTTTGATGTGGTTTTGCCTGACGGCATTCCACACAAGGGAAGAGTACTGACGCAGGTCTCACGGTTTTGGTGCAATCAGTTGTCGCATATTGTTCCTAACCATCTTGTGACAACTGAAGTGCAGGATTTTCCCGCGCCGTTTCGCTCGTATCGCGAGATGCTCGAAGGGCGCTCGATGCTGGTGAAAAAAGCCCAGCCATTGCCAGTCGAGTGTATCGTGCGTGGCTATCTGGCTGGCTCTGGCTGGCAAGAATATCGCGCGAGCGGCACGGTCTGTAGTATTCCGTTGCCGAAAGGATTACGCGAAAGTGAGCGACTTCCTGAACCCATTTTTACGCCGTCGACGAAAGCCGAAGCGGGCGCACATGATGAGAACATACCGTTCTCTGAAGTTGAACGGCTCGTCGGTGCACAGTTAGCTGCGCAAGTCCGTGATCTTAGCCTTGCTTTGTATCGTGCTGCACACGCGTACGCTGAGACCAAAGGGTTCTTCCTGGCAGACACCAAGTTTGAGTTCGGGATGCGCGATGGCAAAGTGTTGTTAATTGATGAAGCGTTTACTCCAGACTCATCGCGCTTTTGGCGAGCAGATGTCTATCAGCCTGGAGCGGCGCAAGAGAGTTACGATAAGCAAATTATTCGCAACTATCTCATCTCGTTAGGTTGGAATCGCAAGCCACCTGCACCGCATCTGCCGCCGGAGATTATTGCGCAAGCCGCAGCGCGGTATCAGGAGATTGCGGCGCGGTTGATGGGAAAATGA
- a CDS encoding CoA transferase: MMNRRALDGIRILDFTWVVAGPVATRILADQGAEVIKIERRDSLDLGSRRGGFTGNLFRGKQSTVINMSDPRGRDIAQQLVNVSDVVIDNFSARVMRNWGMDYESLKQIKPDIIAVSMSGFGHTGPHKDYVSYGPTLQGMSGYTLLMRHEGKEPAGWGYSYADMSGGYSGALAVLMALWYRRRTGQGQFVDLSQFETISSVVGPSLLDMLVNKTASAPFANRSQEAPAAPHGVYRCAGDDRWCAITIFTEEQWQSFCRALGNPEWTHDARFATLPSRILHQESLDRYVEAWATLHPAEEVMTLLQQAGVPAGIVANAEDMDLDPQLRARGYWAHVKTPEGEEVVLDGPPIKCSVTPGYIAAPGPLLGEHTESVLHHLLGYSVADIEKLKADRVVASNAEIMAERQTS, from the coding sequence ATGATGAACCGCCGCGCCTTAGACGGCATCCGCATTCTTGATTTTACTTGGGTCGTCGCGGGGCCGGTTGCGACTCGCATTCTGGCCGACCAAGGCGCAGAGGTCATCAAGATCGAACGGCGAGATTCGCTTGATCTGGGCTCTCGCCGTGGTGGATTCACCGGCAATCTTTTCCGTGGTAAGCAGAGCACGGTCATCAATATGTCCGATCCGCGCGGACGTGACATCGCTCAGCAACTGGTCAACGTCTCTGATGTCGTGATCGACAACTTCAGTGCGCGGGTCATGCGCAACTGGGGCATGGATTACGAGAGCCTCAAGCAAATAAAGCCGGACATTATTGCTGTCAGCATGTCGGGCTTTGGCCATACTGGTCCGCATAAGGACTACGTCAGCTATGGACCAACATTGCAGGGGATGTCCGGCTATACATTGCTCATGCGTCATGAAGGCAAAGAACCTGCTGGATGGGGGTATTCGTATGCTGACATGTCCGGCGGGTATAGTGGTGCGCTCGCTGTGTTGATGGCGTTGTGGTATCGCCGACGCACCGGACAAGGCCAATTCGTTGACCTCTCACAATTTGAGACTATCTCCAGTGTAGTTGGCCCGTCATTGCTCGATATGCTTGTCAATAAAACCGCGAGTGCTCCCTTTGCTAATCGCTCTCAGGAAGCACCCGCCGCGCCGCATGGGGTGTATCGTTGTGCTGGTGACGATCGCTGGTGTGCGATTACGATTTTTACGGAAGAGCAGTGGCAGAGTTTTTGTCGCGCCTTGGGAAACCCCGAGTGGACGCATGATGCACGATTCGCCACACTTCCTTCACGCATCCTGCATCAAGAAAGTTTAGATCGCTATGTTGAAGCCTGGGCAACGCTGCATCCTGCCGAAGAAGTCATGACGCTGCTTCAACAAGCAGGAGTTCCGGCTGGTATTGTCGCCAATGCTGAGGACATGGACCTCGATCCGCAACTCCGCGCACGTGGCTATTGGGCTCATGTCAAAACTCCTGAAGGTGAGGAAGTTGTTCTTGATGGTCCACCGATAAAATGCTCGGTGACCCCAGGGTACATTGCCGCTCCTGGTCCACTACTTGGAGAACACACGGAATCAGTGCTCCATCACCTTTTGGGCTACTCTGTTGCTGATATCGAGAAACTGAAAGCTGACCGAGTGGTAGCATCGAATGCGGAGATTATGGCAGAACGACAAACGTCGTAG
- a CDS encoding alpha/beta hydrolase gives MPFAKINGIELYYETHGSGPALVFAHGGGGSHLSWWQQVPVFSSHYTVITFDHRSFGQSRDIPNGPGPNAFVDDLTGLLDHLGIQKAAVAGQSMGGWTVCGFAAKHPERTTALILCDTTGGVETTATVKSHANIRERSQGNLKQILANAYAKSFPERQPALCFLYQQISALNTHVASNLVPMLFSLKHDVSPIVKHKTPTLLVVGEEDVLAPPQVMEGMTERIPHARFVKIPQAGHSAYFECPTEFNRIVGQFLREV, from the coding sequence ATGCCTTTCGCAAAAATTAACGGAATTGAGCTGTACTATGAAACGCACGGTAGCGGGCCAGCTTTGGTATTTGCGCATGGGGGAGGCGGAAGCCATCTGAGTTGGTGGCAGCAAGTGCCAGTTTTTTCCTCCCATTACACGGTTATCACCTTTGATCATCGTAGCTTTGGTCAATCTCGTGATATTCCGAACGGTCCAGGGCCGAACGCTTTTGTTGATGATCTCACTGGGCTTCTCGATCATCTCGGTATCCAGAAAGCGGCAGTCGCAGGGCAATCGATGGGTGGTTGGACGGTTTGTGGTTTTGCCGCAAAGCACCCAGAGCGTACCACCGCGTTGATCCTCTGTGATACGACTGGTGGGGTAGAGACGACCGCTACGGTGAAGTCCCACGCCAATATCCGAGAGCGTTCTCAGGGGAACCTCAAGCAGATTCTGGCGAATGCCTATGCCAAGAGTTTTCCCGAGCGCCAGCCTGCGCTGTGTTTTCTGTATCAACAGATTTCTGCGCTCAATACGCATGTCGCCTCCAATTTGGTGCCTATGCTCTTTAGCCTGAAACATGATGTGAGCCCGATCGTAAAGCACAAGACTCCGACACTCCTTGTGGTGGGCGAAGAAGACGTGCTTGCTCCCCCGCAGGTTATGGAGGGGATGACTGAGCGAATTCCGCACGCGCGGTTTGTAAAAATTCCCCAGGCCGGTCATTCCGCCTATTTTGAATGTCCCACCGAATTTAATCGCATCGTGGGTCAATTCCTCCGTGAAGTATAG